A section of the Ciona intestinalis chromosome 4, KH, whole genome shotgun sequence genome encodes:
- the LOC100175712 gene encoding chondroitin sulfate proteoglycan 4 isoform X4, translating to MRLKITLSLIEIRVDTNRTKILLGQEHSSTDNLLNMMGLNGPLYIAGVDSVIKHRALFTGMNLASFPGCIKSVRVNMMRKTAKDYLTTNAVSVGCSLNSSLLYTQPELPAIPTFVIVPSPSKPEHKQKTLGIDRLYQSICYKQTIHNMSLFEGGTSNISQDLIQLQLLSNSNKRIRNNNVFNFLTFNLTVPPHHGKLFKHGNILQPGNAIPMQDIQEGSVVYVHDGSETLLDHFNFTVGTVGLNTTLKDLKKYHLCSVEHDIVDNSTQYSLYIEIQPVNDAPVLTIPPDYTFTPIKHSKTPLPGAILKATDHDSKPADIIYHMVVIGSGLYIENRMSTGRPIEQFTQQDLDQGQIYFVHAGGPDRIRLLIQVSNKNSTFLLSTTTSVLRVSARPLTISVFRNTGIALVEGESKVLTLSHLNVSTNAGKSEVEINYNIVTSPTYGQIQILSGDKTDDLTHLVWNFASHFTQSDLKSSRVRYLNVEFPNTDMTDTLDRFLYTVSAAGVTSDTKVFNITLIKVVVTITTTAVVIDEGNTGFLLTTNLLNVSLSGIHDVSNEEIQFVLQSDLSYGSLVYGDTGLTLSYGDYFTLGEVTQGQLHYELYSRHINSQEHLFDHFELHAIVRGRYNSLPITFNITYIPDTKSVKITSNVLQIDEGGEQTINRDLLFAETLLHHQFAFVVYQGPTHGSLLLNSPSSLRINVTSFTTRDIIDRRLKYRHDGSEFASDFFHFTVQPFFDGELPEKLSSVENVTRNEVFNISISLINDNSPVRMINKPFDILRHFERLITSYDIWYHDPDLTDNDLDLKYVRRGISNGDIVNATSRKKIFEFTQRDIVSNQVLFRHRGRDFGRFVFWVKDGKHFATGLFVVIASPAFVHITNNTQLLAKKSENTTVSSVNINTRNNVDSQPSHIIYRITEAAKHGKIIVTTPGMSTNTFTQHDINEGKVIYAHDGSSNGKDRFGFSVQVGAATTNGNVAIRIFTASQQRPPVIKKNEVLIVEEGGVVQIKRSDLRAAHSAVRTKELIFQVTSSPVVGILVVNQNNNNLTLNASSFSQWDINHGFVRYQQNKNISYQENPMDRIIFTVTNGILSLTNVVMSIDIIPYAIPLRSGNFSVDEGMSGILIEDYLSVDNQHFISNDINIDVVMQPMHGQLESTRNAGIALQQFSLRLVVAEFVYYVHDGSDTILDKYQLQASLSDGTRKSHVVTTYISIIPDNDQTPWVVNNTGMQVWVNSTSLLTNNHLAALDLDTPSAYLFYNILPPHNGYLSLITKPYQPVVNFTQAHIDNEQLYFVHTGAYTGGFTFQVNDGLNYDVKHIFVIQAQPLVISITGELKMQIFPNTTSEVSSSVLHGLTNDNSNDRMVTFNITRLPNMGRILKVINHMQNTTGPTTDSNHLPNLVEVTTFTQQDINMNLIMYQQTTTLNTWSVVDTVEIKASSQPARNIKNIELLFNISYDAYQLANMKSPIQINKGASVLEGGHVDLTSHNLDARNLFNQINNKKNQYKLRYKVLSLPMYGTINVNNERITEVNISFTHEDLSKHVVTYSHDDSEHFHDKFSFTAYLLKSGKHCGIQLYDEFNIAIMPVNDNPPEIITKAPFMQVVQGFVKALGRDNLVAKDIDNPPSDITYVIIRPPTYGQVMYVGDTATTNIDSFTQDDVNHGRILFKQNEIAAKSLQPGHDGVLTDAFYFSLSDGFHRPSYTLFRIKIVPVVINMSISTLMLEQGTLNAPITSQIINATTNGDFEFVQFVVVEPPQSGVLMMDNHEITEFKMSNISTAHVMFFMNDVSYEKDDMIIMMIYNNSRISSLNVSCTLSIVVTPLVTMGSFKVTAGDNKVITLDVLDASQLANTTHSLPFYEVTQPPRFSTIDVNVVNQYTSYGDSTRRSRRSTSYLTFTHNDIVAGHVVINTDNVQSNTTLKDKFQYRLQVEDGSVQPATAQFVFTITSKNETLLEETPTTPETRTTDAQTVAHTSLTSSPTTNQPVSTTTTTTTTTTTTQQEQATTPSTLSSMHKVVMEDDSRISWLIPLIIGVCLVLFILIIALVVCCRRLNSKKGPAFVKGEESTLNPSQQTAQPPPQPSQLSIDATTCVKVTSCPGLVKSAKCPTAEVVVTPITKLPNNTNSDVIGQGYYEDHLSNSMPHESLLAHGVLSNRDVYIGGKLTTESAVDTDTDMQDMYSSDDSMLSNDDNYQHKQSMTSSLGSLHIPHSARGFSTPASQVKQYWV from the exons ATGCG attaaaaattacattgaGTTTGATTGAAATTCGAGTTGATACAAACAGAACTAAAATTTTACTGGGCCAAGAGCATTCTAGTACag ATAACTTATTGAACATGATGGGCTTAAATGGACCTCTGTACATAGCTGGTGTGGATAGTGTGATTAAACACAGAGCTTTGTTCACTGGAATGAACTTGGCTTCATTTCCTGGTTGTATAAAAAGTGTCAGAGTTAATATGAT GAGAAAGACAGCTAAGGATTACTTGACAACAAATGCTGTGAGTGTTGGTTGTTCACTAAATAGCTCCTTGTTATACACACAACCTGAACTACCTGCAATACCAACCTTTGTTATTGTTCCATCACCTTCAAAACCagaacacaaacaaaaaacattg gGCATAGACAGACTATATCAATCCATATGCTATAAACAGACCATACACAACATGAGCTTATTTGAAGGTGGCACTTCTAATATTTCGCAAGATCTTATCCAACTTCAATTGCTTAGCAACAGCAATAAAAGAATAAGAAATAACAATGTGTTCAATTTCTTAACGTTTAATCTCACTGTTCCACCACATCatggaaaattatttaaacatggaaatattttacaacctGGAAATGCAATTCCAATGCAAGATATTCAAGAAGGAAGTGTTGTTTATGTTCATGATGGTTCAGAAACTTTACTAGATCATTTCAACTTTACAGTGGGTACAGTTGGTTTGAATACAACTTtgaag gatttaaagaaatatcatCTGTGCTCAGTTGAGCATGACATAGTTGATAATTCTACCCAATATTCACTTTACATTGAAATTCAACCAGTAAATGATGCTCCGGTGCTTACAATACCACCTGACTATACTTTCACACCgataaaacattcaaaaactCCACTACCTGGTGCAATCTTAAAAGCTACAGACCATGACAGCAAGCCTGCGGACATAATATATCATATGGTGGTTATTGGGAGTGGATTATACATTGAAAATCGTATGAGCACTGGTCGGCCAATCGAACAGTTCACACAACAGGATTTGGACCAAggtcaaatatattttgtccaCGCTGGTGGTCCAGATCGAATAAGATTGCTTATACAAGTTTCCAACAaaaattcaacatttttaCTGAGCACTACTACTTCTGTACTGAGGGTTTCGGCAAGACCTTTAACAATTTCAG tatTTAGAAACACTGGTATTGCATTAGTTGAAGGAGAGTCTAAAGTTTTAACTCTTAGTCATCTAAATGTTTCAACAAATGCTGGCAAATCTGAAGTGGAAATCAACTATAACATTGTAACCAGTCCGACATATGGACAAATCCAG ATACTTAGTGGCGACAAAACTGATGATCTTACTCATCTTGTGTGGAATTTTGCTTCACATTTTACACAATCTGATCTCAAAAGTAGTCGTGTTCGCTATCTTAATGTTGAGTTTCCGAATACAGACATGACGGACACCTTAGACAG GTTTTTATACACTGTCTCAGCTGCTGGAGTTACTAGCGACACTAAAGTGTTTAACATCACCttaataaaagttgttgttaCTATTACCACTACTGCAGTGGTTATTGATGAAGGCAACACTGGGTTTTTATTAACAACTAATTTGTTGAATGTTAGTTTGTCTGGTATACATGATGTGTCCAATGAGGAAATACAGTTTGTTTTGCAAAGTGATTTGTCATATGGTAGTCTAGTGTATGG agaCACTGGTTTAACTCTATCTTACGGTGACTACTTTACATTGGGTGAGGTGACGCAAGGTCAACTACATTATGAATTATATTCAAGGCATATCAACTCGCAGGAACACCTTTTTGATCATTTTGAGCTTCATGCTATTGTCCGTGGCAGATACAATTCCTTACcaataacttttaatataacatatataccaGATACAAAGTCTGTCAAG ATTACTTCAAATGTATTACAAATAGATGAGGGAGGTGAACAGACAATAAATAGGGATTTACTTTTTGCTGAAACATTACTACACCATCAGTTTGCATTTGTG GTTTATCAAGGCCCAACACATGGTTCACTTTTACTCAACTCTCCAAGCAGTCTGCGTATAAATGTTACAAGTTTTACCACAAGAGATATAATAGATCGGCGATTGAAATACAG ACATGATGGCAGTGAATTTGCGAGCGACTTCTTTCATTTTACTGTTCAACCTTTCTTTGATGGTGAACTGCCAGAAAAACTAAGTTCAGTTGAAAATGTTACCAGGAATGAAGTATTTAACATTTCCATATCACTTA TAAATGATAATTCACCGGTAAGAATGATAAACAAGCCATTTGATATTTTGAGACACTTTGAGAGGTTGATTACTAGTTACGATATTTGGTATCACGATCCAGATCTTACTGATAATGATCTTGATTTGAAGTATGTTCGTCGAGGGATATCAAATGGTGATATTGTTAACGCTACATCCAGAAAAAAG ATATTTGAGTTCACACAAAGGGATATCGTTTCAAACCAAGTTTTGTTCCGCCATCGCGGTCGAGATTTTggtcgttttgttttttgggtGAAAGATGGAAAACATTTTGCAACAG GCCTGTTTGTTGTCATAGCATCACCTGCCTTTGTACACATCACAAACAACACGCAATTGTTGGCAAAAAAATCGGAAAATACAACAGTATCATctgttaatataaataccAGAAACAATGTGGATTCTCAGCCATCTCATATTATATACAG aaTAACAGAGGCAGcaaaacatggaaaaataattgttacaaCACCAGGCATGTCTACTAATACTTTCACACAGCATGATATTAATGAAGGGAAAGTTATATACGCACATGATGGCTCATCAAATGGTAAAGACAGATTTGGATTCTCTGTTCAAGTTGGTGCAGCTACTACAAATGGAAAT GTAGCTATCCGCATATTTACTGCAAGTCAACAGCGCCCACCAGTGATTAAAAAGAACGAAGTATTAATTGTTGAGGAAGGAGGGGTTGTTCAGATTAAGCGATCAGATTTACGTGCTGCCCACTCTGCTGTGAGAACAAAGGAATTAATATTTCAAGTTACAAGTTCTCCTGTGGTTGGGATTTTGGTTGTAAATCAGAATAACAACAATCTGACTTTAAATGCATCAA gcTTCAGTCAATGGGATATAAATCATGGTTTTGTAAGATACCAGCAAAACAAGAATATTTCTTATCAAGAAAATCCTATGGATAGAATCATATTTACTGTTACTAATGGAATTCTCAGCCTTACTAATGTTGTTATGAGCATAGATATTATACCATATGCAATTCCATTaag AAGTGGCAATTTCTCTGTTGATGAAGGCATGTCGGGAATTTTAATCGAAGACTATCTTTCTGTGGATAATCAGCATTTTATTAGCAATGATATTAATATTGATGTTGTCATGCAACCAATGCATGGTCAGCTTGAATCTACACGTAATGCTGGTATCGCCCTGCAACAATTTTCACTACGATTAGTTGTGGCTGAGTTTGTGTATTATGTACATGATGGTAGCGATACAATCTTGGATAAATATCAGTTACAAGCATCCTTATCAGATGGAACAAGAAAGAGTCACGTGGTTACCACTTACATCTCAATCATACCTGATAATGATCAAACACCCTGGGTTGTTAATAATACTGGAAtgcag GTGTGGGTGAACTCAACTTCGCTGTTAACTAACAATCATCTAGCTGCATTAGATCTGGATACACCATCTgcgtatttattttataacattctACCCCCTCATAATGGATATTTATCACTGATAACCAAACCATACCAACCTGTTGTTAACTTCACACAAGCTCATATTGATAATGAACAACTTTATTTCGTACATACAG GTGCTTATACGGGTGGCTTCACTTTCCAAGTAAATGATGGTCTTAACTATGACGTGaaacatatatttgttattcAGGCTCAACCTCTTGTTATCAGTATCACTGGGGAATTGAAAATGCAG ATTTTCCCAAACACCACAAGTGAAGTATCTTCAAGTGTGTTACATGGGCTTACAAATGATAATTCAAACGATCGTATGGTCACTTTTAATATTACGAGACTACCCAACATGGGAAGAATACTTAAAGTCATTAATCATATGCAAAACACAACAG GCCCTACAACAGACAGCAATCATTTACCTAATTTAGTTGAAGTAACTACTTTCACACAACAAGACATAAACATGAACCTAATCATGTATCAACAG aCTACTACATTGAATACATGGAGTGTAGTAGATACAGTAGAGATAAAGGCATCCTCACAGCCAGcaagaaatatcaaaaatattgAACTGTTATTCAACATATCTTATGACGCTTATCAACTTGCTAATATGAAAAGCCCCATACAGATTAATAAAG GTGCCAGTGTACTGGAAGGTGGTCATGTGGATTTGACTTCACATAATTTAGATGCACGGAATTTATTCaatcaaataaacaacaagaaaaatCAATATAAATTAAG GTACAAGGTCCTATCTTTACCCATGTATGGCACAATCAATGTTAATAATGAAAGAATAACTGAAGTGAACATATCATTCACACATGAAGATTTATCTAAACATGTTGTTACATATTCACATGATGACAGCGAACATTTTCAT GACAAATTCAGTTTCACAGCTTATTTATTGAAAAGTGGTAAACATTGTGGCATTCAATTATATGATGAGTTTAATATTGCGATCATGCCAGTCAATGACAATCCACCAGAAATTATCACCAAAGCTCCTTTTATGCAG GTTGTACAAGGTTTTGTTAAAGCTTTAGGTCGAGATAATTTAGTCGCAAAAGATATTGATAATCCACCAAGTGATATAACGTATGTTATTATACGACCACCAACATATGGACAAGTCATGTATGTTGGTGATACTGCTACTACTAACATTGATTCCTTCACACAAGATGATGTTAATCATGGTagaatattgtttaaacaaaatgaaattgcTGCCAAGTCTTTACAACCAG GTCACGATGGTGTATTGACGGATGcattttactttagtttaagTGATGGATTCCATAGACCTTCTTATACTTTATTCAGGATTAAG attGTGCCAGTTGTGATAAATATGAGCATATCCACACTGATGTTGGAACAAGGTACACTAAATGCCCCTATCACATCACAAATTATAAATGCAACAACTAATGGAGATTTTGAGTTTGTGCAATTTGTAGTTGTGGAACCACCACAAAGTGGTGTGCTGATGATGGATAATCATGAG ATCACCGAGTTCAAAATGTCTAATATTTCTACTGCTCATGTAATGTTTTTCATGAATGATGTTTCTTATGAGAAAGATGATATGATAATCATGATGATATACAATAATAGTAGAATcagttctttaaatgttagCTGCACACTCAGTATAGTTGTCACACCACTTGTAACTATGG GAAGTTTTAAAGTTACCGCTGGCGACAACAAAGTGATAACATTGGATGTGTTGGACGCAAGTCAACTTGCTAACACCACACATTCACTTCCATTTTATGAGGTTACTCAACCACCGAGATTCTCTACTATAGATGTCAATGTTGTAAATCAATACACATCATATGGAG ATTCAACAAGACGTAGCCGACGTTCAACatcatatttaacttttacacaCAATGATATAGTTGCTGGTCATGTGGTTATTAATACTGACAATGTCCAATCTAACACCACCCTAAAAGATAAATTTCAATACAg ATTACAAGTCGAAGATGGTTCAGTTCAGCCAGCTACTGCACAATTTGTATTTACAATCACATCTAAGAATGAAACTTTGCTTGAAG AAACACCCACTACCCCAGAAACAAGAACAACTGATGCACAAACTGTTGCTCACACAAGTCTTACAAGTTCTCCTACAACCAATCAACCAGTTTctaccaccaccaccaccaccaccaccaccaccaccacccaACAGGAACAAGCTACTACTCCATCTACACTTAGTTCTATGCATAag GTTGTTATGGAAGATGACAGCAGAATTTCATGGCTGATTCCTTTAATTATTGGAGTATGTTTAGTCCTGTTTATTCTGATAATTGCACTTGTTGTGTGTTGTCGTCGTTTAAATTCCAAAAAAGGGCCGGCATTTGTAAAAGGGGAAGAAAGTACGTTGAATCCATCACAGCAAACTGCACAGCCACCACCGCAACCATCACAATTATCTATAGATGCCACAACTTGTGTAAAAGTTACATCATGTCCTGGATTGGTAAAGTCTGCAAAATGTCCAACAGCAGAAGTGGTGGTTACTCCTATCACCAAGTTACCCAACAATACAAACAGTGATGTAATAGGACAGGGTTATTATGAAGATCATTTATCAAACTCGATGCCGCATGAAAGTTTATTAGCACATGGTGTGTTGTCAAACAGAGATGTTTATATTGGGGGAAAACTTACAACTGAATCAGCTGTTGATACAGACACAGATATGCAAGATATGTATTCATCTGATGATAGCATGTTATCAAATGATGATAATTATCAGCATAAACAAAGCATGACATCATCGTTGGGATCTTTACACATACCTCACAGCGCACGAGGATTTAGTACACCTGCTTCTCAAGTCAAACAATATTGGGTCTGA